From one Triticum urartu cultivar G1812 chromosome 3, Tu2.1, whole genome shotgun sequence genomic stretch:
- the LOC125542406 gene encoding uncharacterized protein LOC125542406, giving the protein MVISAEPPPAALPSDPTAGGGAGEAGGAAVEAVITPSSARRGALSSLPSTLKTWGSHRMLRCAPVNRAGDAIAPARRSSSQQLDEVSERLLLGLREASAAAAAAPGGGSAAEDDESPGAGEAASPRPSKARTRRRRRALMPSPAPGASASPQASERERRLVRADALDRARFSATLSAEEIEEDVYALTGARPRRRPRRRRPRAVQKQLDMLLPGAWLSEITAEVYRVPDDR; this is encoded by the exons ATGGTGATCTCGGCGGAGCCGCCGCCCGCGGCTCTGCCGTCGGATCCCACCGCGGGAGGCGGCGCCGGGGAGGCGGGGGGCGCGGCCGTGGAGGCGGTGATTACGCCGTCGAGCGCGCGCCGCGGGGCCCTGTCGTCGCTCCCGTCGACGCTCAAGACGTGGGGGAGCCACCGGATGCTGCGCTGCGCCCCCGTCAACCGCGCCGGCGACGCCATCGCCCCGGCCAGGCGGTCCTCCTCGCAGCAGCTCGACGAGGTCAGCGAGAggctcctcctcggcctccgcgaggcttcggcggcggcggcggcggcgcccggCGGTGGCAGCGCCGCGGAGGACGACGAGTCCCCGGGGGCCGGCGAGGCGGCCTCTCCGCGTCCGTCGAAGGCGCGCACCCGACGACGCCGCCGCGCCTTGATGCCGTCCCCCGCGCCCGGCGCGAGCGCCTCGCCCCAGGCGTCGGAGCGCGAGCGGAGGCTGGTCCGCGCCGACGCGCTCGACAGGGCGCGGTTCTCCGCGACGCTCTCCGCCGAGGAGATCGAGGAGGACGTGTACGCGCTGACCGGcgcgcgcccgcgccgccgcccccggcgCCGCCGGCCCCGCGCCGTGCAGAAGCAGCTCGAT ATGCTACTTCCCGGCGCGTGGCTATCGGAGATCACCGCCGAGGTGTACCGGGTGCCGGACGATCGCTGA